The genome window ACCCAAGGTAATGAAGATGGCTCACATTACTCTCTTTCATCAATACGTCCTGAAACCCTAGTTGCTCGCTTCAATGCTCCCCGTACTTGAAACAGGAGTCAATATCGGCTGGATCGGCGAATTTACGGGAAAAACTGCATTTGAAGGTAATGTAAAATACCAGTTATCACACCATAAATCGGATAAAGGCTTAGACCGCTACCACAAAGAGGTTATTCAACAGGCAGGTTATAGCCTGCATGATTTTTATCTCAACTATCAAGCCGACCAATTTATTAAAGGCCTCAGCTCAACACTAACGATGAAGAACGCATTCGATAAACAATATGTTTCTTCAATGGGTGTTCCTCAGGAAGGTCGAAATTTCCACCTTAACGTAAATTACTCATGGTAACGCATTAAAAATCGCATGTTATCAACTGGTTTGGCTAGTATTTAAAATAAAACAAATCAGTTGATGACTTTCTCCCGGCAATCTTAATTTTTCAAGGAAAAATTTGTGAACTCAAACCTCTACAATGATTACCAACAAATTCAAAAATCACATTCTGACTTATGCCCTCACAAAATCGCTGCCTTACTTCAGGTTTCAGAAGCACAACTAGTTCATTGCCGTGTAGGAAATGAGAAAGTTCTTCGATTATCAGGAAAACCGGCAGATATCTTGCAAAATTTAGTCTCTATCGGCCAAGCGAAGGGAATAACACGCAATAACTATGCCATCAGTATTCAAACCGGTGAGTATAGTAACCCGCGGTTTAGTCACCATGGCGGGCTATTTTTAAATCCTAAAGCACTCGATTTACGCATGTTTTTTGCACAATGGGATTCCACTTTTGCTCTTGTTGAAGAAACCTCAACAGGGCTACGCCATAGTATGCAATTTTTTGATAAGCATGGGGATGCATTACATCAGGTTTATGCTACAGATAAAACGGATATGGCTGAG of Providencia rettgeri contains these proteins:
- a CDS encoding Outer membrane receptor for ferric coprogen and ferric-rhodotorulic acid; the encoded protein is MLPVLETGVNIGWIGEFTGKTAFEGNVKYQLSHHKSDKGLDRYHKEVIQQAGYSLHDFYLNYQADQFIKGLSSTLTMKNAFDKQYVSSMGVPQEGRNFHLNVNYSW